The Dermacentor albipictus isolate Rhodes 1998 colony unplaced genomic scaffold, USDA_Dalb.pri_finalv2 scaffold_22, whole genome shotgun sequence sequence gacgcctctaccgggaaatgttggaactaacgaacgaatcccgaggtgatcctactaggtcggctttgttagcagcggcgcgcggtcgattttttcgccctctgtggccattagttgaacttgagagtgtacggggcctgtgTTTCCACGCGACCGTGCCACCCGAAGCAAAGCACCCCGGGGTCATTTGAGAGCACAATTCTGTTACAAAGAGCTGAAGGCGGTGAAACATTGCTGAACTCATGCGGGGAAGTCTCCGACGCTGGCTGTACGTCAATGCCTTCGGCGAGTTCGCAGTCAGGCAAGCTTTCACATAAAGCCTTGCGCTTCGGTGGTGGGGCATATTGGTTGACGAggtctctctcctttctttttttcggaacaGGCTTTGTTAGATATGAAGGTGCATCAGGGAATATAGTGGGCACAGCATCATCAGTAAGCGCTGGCCGTTCGCGTTCTAGCTCGACAACATCTCCATTTATCACGTGCTTGAATGTTCTCTGTATGTAGCGTTCATCAAAATGACGAGAACACACTACGCATGTATTGTCGAGTACCTTGTCGCCGCGTTTGATGTTTCTGGCCCATTCTTGCAAGCGAACAGGATCGGCAGGGGCTCGGAACAATGACACCTTTTCTGCTGACGACTTGTACCCACCCTCGCACAAGGGCACGAAGCACGTCCTACCCTTACGGGCAGGCATGGTCACTCACGTTCAACACAGACCGCAGCTGATGTTCGAAGCTCCTTGTTCTGACAACACAGCACCAGAAGCTTCAAAGCGCACAATCACGACAGAAGCACACGGCAAACACACCGACCCGGCTCCCTCGTTACCGCGGCCCGGCCGAACACTCTCTCGCGCGCCAGAGGGCTGCAGCGCCTTCTGGTGGTTGGATCCGAACATATTTCACTTCGCCCGCTGGGGGCGCCGGCCGCTCACGACACTAGaaagtagagttactgtatatgctaccgcaggtagcagagttgcgcgtctgttttatcacaccgctagcgcctctattggcagagcgccatcacgtggtagtcaagcaaccgtgcattgcggagaagcagatgcccagttgaaaaacacaacaggaaattttaagagtctgtcgtattttgggacgttgtttctgtagttctgttgcctgtagttctgttgcctgtagttctgttgcctgtagttctgttgcctgtagttctgttgcctgtagttctgttgtctgtagttctgttgtctgtagtgtgacgtcctgtagtagaaagttgtgtagttcttgatcaatatttaattaaaaattgacggagacgtccgtaaggttatgtaaatttgttagtacaaaaaagaaaaacataaaagttaaaaaaaaattaaaaaaaaaacgccgtcgcctaggattcgaacatgcgacctcacgattccgagcccggcatcttaccactgcaccacccctgacatgcttttcgagggtacgttttggccatgtgaacagtacgacgagccgatgcgctgatgtttacatttgcattttgagagccaagatccgctatcactccaccgcgtcaagtgccgcatctctagaagagcaagagtgttcgtaccatcgacgtacatcttgcagtgctagaacatggattttgatgtacgatatccttattaaataagacattcagaaatagacaacgttgacttttagggttattactgctagtttcgacagttgtctctcgttctttacacttttgagcgcgcatataattcgtgtgttgaatgcaaaatagctaatgaacattcgtggatgagagttctttctgacagcatactggcttctcacggcagcactgtaccagattaatgagacccgagcgagacagcttttcacgcaactttgtggaacaacccaaatcttcttttccgcttcgcataagcttgtgaaatattcctgggaaattaactaatgtgtcagtgtaacagcacatgtaagtccacaggcctgtgtgccacatcttaccaaaacaaaaaaaaaacggatacgcagccattcccgcagatggtatgattttgatcagtggCCGATTTTGAGGtggccggtagggcgttggtggttattaccggtgtcggcgccatcagcattgccggcttcagagaagcgcgagaagcccgacttcagaactcttgttgtcgcgacagaatgcttctgttgcgaaatcagaatttctgtcctaatgtcagaaatgtctcccaattaagaaatgtcaacggcttctgtcgtacaacagaatttctgtagttgcgacaggaattccttttgtctttttcaaccgggcactacagaagcttgtcgcatcacacaatttcagtgcacttctgttgtcatcattgggtacatgttccgccgataggtttccgttgtggaacagttctctgtagtacaacagaagtttgtccattacttcaggaacacttctgttatgacaactgggggcctgttgcaatgataggcttctgtcgtacaacaacatttttctgtagtacaacagaagttggtcgcattacttcaggaacacttctgttgtgacaattgggggcctgttgccacaataggtttctgtagtatttcaacagctctctgtagcactacagaagtttttcgggttacttcaggaacatttctgttgggacaacagggtgcctgtagtgatgacaattttttctgtagtactacaaaaatctgttgtagagcttcagctttctgttgtaacaacagacatacgacagactgtacttctgtagtagcaacaacaaatgtctgttgtacatcagaaaagtctgtcgctccatcaggaagctgtagttactacagaaaaatcctgttgtacaacagaaatttctgtagtactacaaaaatctgttgtagagcttcagctttctgtagtaacaacagacatacgacagactgtacttctgtagtagcaacaacaaatgtctgttgtacatcagaaaagtctgtcgctccatcaggaatctgtagttactacagaaaaatcctgttgtacaacagaaatttctgtagtactgaacacaacctctgttgtcattttcaactgggtgctcgggccaatttttgtattttccgacgccgccgctgcagcgaactggattgacactagttatcgccagtcaaattcaaagcgaatccggccgaccttggcgttcgctgttcgcaTGCGGGCTAGCTGCGGAGAGCTAGCTATATAGCTATGGCAATGTAagtatgtcaatcctgtgagagatAAACCTTCACAACAatcccacagaaggttacttttggaatccctgcagtgaaaaggcacataatgaagtggtacttgcaggtgtggctgatatccagtgcctgctagtatgtgggtacgtttctacagcaagtCTAATGGGGTACCAGTGTCGAAATACTGatggttggtcattgattcaccagtaatgttttagactgcctacacgttgagagctttggcatATAAGCAGGTATCTCTAATGCAAAACCGAGTACCCATTATCCAGTGttcagtgcagcgccggattatgggcccagtgccgcgcgctggatgctgggcaggCGCAGCGTACTCagaggcactgggtactggtaCGAAAAATCACTccagcgcgttaaatacgcggtgcatattttattggaaTACAACAAGCAACAGAGAGCGATttggtgcaataaaaaaagaaaaaataataagaaagctccgaccaggattcgatcgtccgaccgacagatcccaagcccggtaCTTTACCACTGCGCCACGCCAGAGAGAGCACATAAATGGATAATATGCCATGTCAAggatcgagaagcagttttagtttcagaGATGTCTCGCTCAatca is a genomic window containing:
- the LOC135915736 gene encoding uncharacterized protein; protein product: MPARKGRTCFVPLCEGGYKSSAEKVSLFRAPADPVRLQEWARNIKRGDKVLDNTCVVCSRHFDERYIQRTFKHVINGDVVELERERPALTDDAVPTIFPDAPSYLTKPVPKKRKERDLVNQYAPPPKRKALCESLPDCELAEGIDVQPASETSPHEFSNVSPPSALCNRIVLSNDPGVLCFGWHGRVETQAPYTLKFN